The following coding sequences lie in one Mycobacterium sp. DL440 genomic window:
- a CDS encoding Pls/PosA family non-ribosomal peptide synthetase yields MTAAASAHEIPPQYVLSPLAPEPRTLVDILHDTARRFPDAPALDDGSVQLTYSELIADVTDSVAWLAARGIGRGDKLGIRMPSGSYALYVAILSVLACGAAYVPVDADDPDDRAELVFGEAGVVGVITEAGLVRGPGSSRGWRAAEPLGRDDAWIIFTSGSTGTPKGVAVTHRSAAAFVDAEARMFLQDNPIGPGDRVLAGLSVAFDASCEEMWLAWRHGACLVPAPRSLVRSGMDLGPWLVSRDITVVSTVPTLAALWPAEALEAVRLLIFGGEACPPELAARLAVDGREVWNTYGPTEATVVACAAQLDGQGPVSIGLPLAGWDLAVVDKDGLPVAIGDVGELVIGGVGLARYLDPEKDAEKYAPMPTLGWSRAYRSGDLVRLETDGLYFQGRADDQVKVGGRRIELGEVDNALVHLPGVSGGAAAVRKTASGTPLLVGYIASADPGFDLAAARTALSESLPAALVPRLVLLDELPTRTSGKVDRDALPWPPSGGADQDAPELDGTMGWLAGLWRDVLGTPVEGPEADFIALGGGSLSAAQLVAALRQRYPLVTVADLYDHPRLGSLAGYLDELKPPPEIHTREVTPTPLLTQAAQVALSLPLATLTGMQWVVWLALLNNLAAVSGIVSWAHPLSWWWVLAGFLLFVTPLGRMGIAVLFARMLLTGLEPGTYRRGGAVHLRVWIAERLADASGAENLAGAPWMVYYARALGNSVGKGVDMHSAPPVTGMLKMGHRASVEPEVDLTGHWIDGDLFHVGPVSIGNDATIGARTTLLPGASIGKNADVAPGSAVTGKVKNGQFWKGSPAVKSGKARHPWPDHRPRRAPLWVAVYGVSSLLLAGLPLLALAAGLAVIAWGVHGTASPADAVAPALAWTPAAALVALLTYAALTVIGVRLLSVRLSEGYHPVRSRVGWQLWTTERLMDAARNYLFPIYASLLTPWWLRLLGAQVGRDTEISTALFTPKFTEVQDGAFLADDTMVASYELGGGWIHVAKATIGKRAFLGNSGITQPGRKVPNDGLVAVLSATPHKAKAGSSWLGSPPVRLRRNATAADALRTFHPPVRLKIMRSAVETCRLIPVIVTFAIGIAVLGAMQAVTIRFGFLWTAVSAGVVLLVAGTVAGTIAVIAKWLVVGRIRAVEHPLWSSFVWRNEVSDTFVETVAAPWFARAASGTPVMNLWLRGLGASIGRGVWCETYWLPEADLVALETASTVNRGCVVQTHLFHDRIMRLDSVVLEEGSTLGPHCVALPAARLGAGATVGPGSLVMRGDEVPPSTRWQGNPIAPWNMFGKKRASEKSTDKAAEKSDKTAKKTEDPAA; encoded by the coding sequence GTGACAGCTGCCGCCAGTGCACACGAGATTCCACCGCAATACGTCCTATCCCCACTGGCCCCCGAGCCACGGACGCTCGTCGACATCCTGCACGACACGGCCAGGCGTTTTCCCGATGCACCGGCCCTCGACGACGGCTCCGTACAGCTCACCTACTCCGAGCTGATCGCCGACGTCACCGACAGCGTGGCCTGGCTGGCGGCGCGCGGTATCGGCCGCGGCGACAAGCTCGGAATCCGGATGCCCTCGGGCAGCTATGCGCTGTACGTGGCGATCCTGTCGGTACTGGCCTGCGGCGCCGCCTACGTCCCGGTGGACGCCGACGACCCCGACGACCGGGCTGAGCTGGTATTCGGCGAGGCAGGAGTGGTCGGGGTGATCACCGAGGCCGGCCTGGTCCGCGGGCCCGGGTCCTCGCGCGGCTGGCGCGCCGCCGAGCCGCTGGGGCGCGACGACGCCTGGATCATCTTCACCTCGGGCTCGACCGGCACCCCGAAGGGTGTGGCCGTCACCCATCGCAGCGCCGCCGCGTTCGTCGACGCCGAAGCTCGGATGTTCTTGCAGGACAACCCGATTGGCCCTGGCGACCGGGTATTGGCCGGACTGTCGGTCGCGTTCGACGCATCGTGTGAGGAGATGTGGCTGGCCTGGCGGCACGGCGCCTGCCTGGTGCCCGCCCCACGCTCGTTGGTGCGCAGCGGCATGGACCTGGGCCCGTGGCTGGTGAGCCGCGACATCACCGTGGTGTCCACGGTGCCTACACTGGCCGCGCTGTGGCCGGCCGAGGCGCTGGAAGCGGTCCGATTGCTGATCTTCGGGGGCGAGGCCTGCCCACCCGAGCTGGCCGCCCGGCTGGCGGTCGACGGCCGCGAGGTGTGGAACACCTACGGCCCCACCGAAGCAACCGTCGTCGCCTGCGCGGCACAACTGGACGGTCAGGGCCCGGTCAGCATCGGCCTGCCGCTGGCCGGCTGGGACCTGGCGGTGGTGGACAAAGATGGCCTGCCGGTGGCGATCGGCGACGTCGGCGAGCTCGTGATCGGCGGCGTCGGGCTGGCCCGCTACCTCGACCCCGAGAAGGACGCAGAAAAGTACGCCCCGATGCCGACGCTGGGCTGGAGCCGGGCCTACCGCAGCGGCGACCTGGTGCGACTGGAGACCGACGGCCTGTACTTCCAGGGCCGCGCCGACGATCAGGTCAAGGTCGGCGGCCGTCGCATCGAACTGGGCGAGGTCGACAACGCACTCGTTCACCTACCCGGGGTGAGCGGCGGTGCGGCCGCGGTGCGCAAGACCGCGAGCGGAACACCCCTGTTGGTCGGCTATATCGCCAGCGCCGATCCGGGCTTCGACCTGGCTGCGGCGCGCACCGCGCTGTCCGAGTCACTGCCGGCCGCCCTGGTGCCCCGCCTGGTGCTGCTCGACGAACTCCCGACCCGCACGTCGGGCAAGGTGGACCGCGACGCACTGCCGTGGCCACCGTCCGGAGGTGCCGATCAGGACGCCCCCGAACTCGACGGCACCATGGGCTGGCTGGCCGGATTGTGGCGCGACGTACTCGGTACGCCAGTCGAAGGTCCGGAGGCCGACTTCATCGCGCTGGGCGGCGGCTCGCTGTCCGCCGCACAGTTGGTGGCCGCATTGCGCCAGCGCTACCCACTGGTGACCGTCGCCGACCTCTACGACCACCCCCGGCTCGGTTCACTGGCCGGCTATCTCGACGAGCTCAAACCGCCGCCGGAGATCCACACCCGTGAGGTCACACCGACGCCGCTGCTGACCCAGGCCGCACAGGTCGCACTGTCGCTGCCGTTGGCCACCCTGACCGGCATGCAGTGGGTGGTCTGGCTGGCACTGCTGAACAACCTGGCCGCCGTCTCGGGAATCGTGTCGTGGGCGCACCCGCTCAGCTGGTGGTGGGTACTGGCCGGGTTCCTGCTGTTCGTCACGCCGCTGGGCCGCATGGGCATCGCCGTACTGTTCGCCCGGATGCTGCTGACCGGGCTTGAGCCCGGCACCTACCGACGCGGCGGCGCGGTCCACCTCCGCGTCTGGATCGCCGAGCGGCTGGCCGATGCCAGCGGCGCGGAGAACCTGGCCGGTGCGCCGTGGATGGTCTACTACGCCCGCGCCCTGGGCAACAGCGTCGGCAAGGGCGTCGACATGCACTCGGCTCCGCCCGTCACCGGAATGCTCAAAATGGGCCACCGCGCTTCGGTCGAACCCGAGGTGGACCTGACCGGGCACTGGATCGACGGCGACCTGTTCCACGTCGGGCCGGTATCCATCGGCAACGACGCCACGATCGGCGCTCGCACCACGCTGCTCCCCGGGGCGAGCATCGGCAAGAACGCCGATGTCGCGCCCGGCTCAGCAGTGACCGGCAAGGTGAAGAACGGTCAGTTCTGGAAGGGTTCGCCCGCCGTGAAATCCGGCAAGGCCCGCCACCCGTGGCCCGATCACCGGCCGCGGCGCGCCCCGCTGTGGGTCGCCGTGTACGGGGTGTCCTCGCTGCTGCTCGCCGGCCTGCCGCTGCTGGCCCTGGCCGCCGGCCTCGCGGTGATCGCCTGGGGAGTGCACGGCACCGCCTCACCCGCCGATGCTGTGGCGCCGGCCCTGGCATGGACCCCGGCCGCAGCGTTGGTTGCACTGCTCACCTACGCCGCGCTGACCGTGATCGGGGTGCGTCTGCTCTCAGTGCGCCTGTCGGAGGGCTACCACCCCGTGCGCAGCCGGGTCGGCTGGCAGCTGTGGACCACCGAACGCCTGATGGACGCGGCCCGCAACTACCTTTTCCCGATCTATGCCAGCCTGCTCACACCGTGGTGGCTGCGCCTGCTCGGAGCGCAAGTCGGCCGGGACACCGAAATCTCGACGGCCCTGTTCACCCCGAAGTTCACCGAGGTGCAGGACGGCGCGTTCCTGGCCGACGACACCATGGTGGCCTCCTACGAACTGGGCGGCGGCTGGATCCATGTCGCCAAAGCCACGATCGGCAAGCGCGCCTTCCTCGGCAACTCAGGCATCACGCAGCCGGGCCGCAAGGTGCCCAACGACGGGCTGGTGGCCGTGCTGTCGGCCACGCCGCACAAGGCCAAGGCCGGCTCCTCCTGGCTGGGCAGCCCACCGGTCCGCCTGCGCCGCAACGCCACCGCCGCCGATGCGCTACGCACATTCCATCCGCCGGTCCGGCTCAAGATCATGCGCTCGGCGGTCGAAACCTGCCGGTTGATCCCCGTGATCGTCACCTTCGCCATCGGCATCGCGGTGCTCGGTGCGATGCAGGCCGTGACGATCCGGTTCGGCTTCCTGTGGACCGCAGTGTCCGCAGGTGTGGTGCTGCTGGTCGCCGGCACGGTGGCCGGGACCATCGCGGTGATCGCAAAGTGGTTGGTGGTCGGCCGGATTCGCGCGGTGGAACATCCGCTGTGGTCGTCGTTCGTGTGGCGCAACGAGGTGTCGGACACCTTCGTCGAAACCGTCGCCGCACCCTGGTTCGCCCGGGCCGCCAGCGGCACCCCGGTGATGAACCTGTGGCTGCGCGGGCTGGGCGCCTCGATCGGGCGCGGCGTGTGGTGCGAAACCTACTGGCTACCCGAAGCCGATCTGGTGGCGCTGGAGACCGCGTCCACCGTCAACCGCGGCTGCGTGGTGCAGACCCACCTGTTCCACGACCGCATCATGCGGCTGGACAGCGTTGTGCTCGAAGAGGGTTCGACGCTGGGGCCGCACTGCGTGGCACTGCCCGCGGCGCGCCTGGGTGCCGGCGCCACGGTCGGCCCGGGTTCGCTGGTCATGCGGGGCGATGAGGTACCACCGTCGACACGCTGGCAGGGCAACCCGATCGCCCCGTGGAACATGTTCGGCAAGAAACGTGCCAGCGAAAAATCCACGGACAAGGCCGCAGAGAAGTCGGACAAGACTGCCAAGAAGACAGAAGACCCTGCCGCGTGA
- a CDS encoding DUF2304 domain-containing protein — MNWIQALLIVAVLVLLAYLLGSRRSARSKAWVKVGFVLFVAAGIYAILRPDDTTVVANWLGVDRGTDLMEYMLIIAFVFVTLSTYLRIKDLELRYARLARAVALQDVRVPEDA; from the coding sequence ATGAACTGGATTCAGGCGCTACTGATCGTCGCGGTGCTGGTGCTGTTGGCGTACCTGCTTGGGTCACGGCGCAGCGCACGATCCAAGGCGTGGGTGAAGGTCGGTTTCGTGTTGTTCGTGGCGGCGGGCATCTACGCGATCCTGCGCCCCGACGACACCACTGTGGTGGCCAATTGGCTTGGCGTGGACCGCGGTACGGACCTGATGGAGTACATGCTCATCATCGCGTTCGTCTTCGTCACGCTGTCGACGTACCTTCGCATCAAGGATCTCGAGCTGCGCTACGCCCGGCTGGCCCGGGCCGTGGCCCTGCAGGACGTGCGGGTGCCGGAAGACGCTTAG
- a CDS encoding M1 family metallopeptidase yields the protein MTRSKKAAKKVTPAPVIDPYLPTNGNFGYRVSRYELDLEYKVAINRLAGTATITAVTLAAIRTFTLDLSDALAVSRVSVNGRRPAQYRCSGGKLSVTLPSALPAGAAMTVVIRYNGTPRPIETFWGEVGFEELSNGALVAGQPNGAASWFPCDDHPSSKASYRIQISTDSPYYALANGELISRKARAGHTVWTYEQAEPTSSYLITLQIGQYESQRLTKTPVPMHAVLPARLRRNFEHDFEDQPQMMKLFIKMFGPYPLASGYTVVVTEDDLEIPLEAQGISIFGANHCDGHRGAERLIAHELAHQWFGNSVTARRWRDIWLHEGFACYAEWLWSEHSGGHTAAEWAEHYHERLRDKPQDLLLSDPGPEDMFDDRVYKRGALTLHALRTLIGDRNFFALLRDWTARYRHSTAFTDDFTGLAAGYTDEPLQPLWQAWLYSKELPDL from the coding sequence GTGACCCGATCGAAGAAGGCCGCAAAGAAAGTGACGCCCGCACCAGTTATCGATCCTTATCTGCCCACCAACGGCAACTTCGGGTACCGGGTGTCGCGCTACGAACTCGATCTGGAATACAAGGTGGCGATCAACCGGCTGGCCGGGACCGCCACCATCACCGCGGTGACCTTGGCCGCGATCCGCACCTTCACCCTCGACCTGTCCGACGCACTTGCGGTGTCGCGGGTCTCGGTGAACGGCCGCCGCCCCGCCCAGTACCGATGTTCGGGCGGGAAGCTGTCGGTCACCCTGCCCTCGGCCCTGCCCGCCGGTGCGGCGATGACCGTCGTCATCCGCTACAACGGAACCCCGCGCCCCATCGAAACCTTTTGGGGTGAAGTCGGTTTCGAGGAACTGTCGAACGGGGCCCTGGTGGCCGGCCAACCCAACGGGGCGGCCTCCTGGTTCCCGTGCGACGACCATCCCAGCTCGAAGGCCAGCTACCGGATCCAGATCAGCACCGACAGCCCGTACTACGCCCTGGCCAACGGCGAGTTGATCTCCCGAAAAGCCCGCGCCGGCCACACCGTGTGGACCTACGAACAGGCCGAACCGACATCGAGCTACCTGATCACCCTGCAGATCGGCCAGTACGAGAGCCAGCGGCTGACCAAGACACCGGTACCGATGCACGCGGTGCTGCCCGCCCGGCTGCGCCGCAATTTCGAGCACGACTTCGAAGATCAGCCGCAGATGATGAAGCTCTTCATCAAGATGTTCGGCCCCTATCCGCTGGCCAGCGGCTACACGGTGGTGGTCACCGAAGACGACCTTGAGATACCGCTGGAGGCCCAGGGCATCTCGATCTTCGGGGCCAACCACTGCGACGGGCACCGCGGCGCCGAGCGGCTGATCGCCCACGAACTGGCCCACCAGTGGTTCGGCAACTCGGTGACGGCGCGACGCTGGCGCGACATCTGGCTGCACGAGGGATTTGCCTGCTACGCGGAGTGGCTGTGGTCCGAGCACAGCGGCGGGCACACCGCCGCGGAGTGGGCCGAGCACTATCACGAGCGGCTGCGCGACAAGCCCCAAGACCTACTGCTGTCCGATCCCGGGCCCGAGGACATGTTCGACGACCGGGTCTACAAGCGCGGAGCGCTGACCCTGCACGCGCTGCGCACCCTGATCGGTGACCGCAATTTCTTTGCGCTGCTGAGGGATTGGACGGCCCGCTACCGCCACAGTACGGCATTCACCGACGATTTCACCGGGCTGGCCGCCGGCTACACCGACGAGCCACTGCAGCCGCTGTGGCAGGCCTGGTTGTATTCGAAAGAGCTGCCGGACCTGTGA
- a CDS encoding glycosyltransferase family 2 protein: MRFHDIWIIIPAFNEASIIGDVISDVRSVFPNVVCVDDGSRDGTADLAVRSGAHVVPHPVNLGQGAAIQTGVEYARSRPGARVFATFDADGQHQVKDVVRMIDRLDTDGADLVVGTRFANPDAHAVTHTPPLKRIILRAAAFLSPQSRAFGLTDAHNGLRVFNKLVADELNLTMNGMSHAGEFISLAYEKRWRVVEEPVEILYTDYSKSKGQPLLNGVNILFDGLLRRRMSR; this comes from the coding sequence ATGCGCTTTCACGACATTTGGATCATCATCCCCGCCTTCAATGAGGCGAGCATCATCGGCGACGTCATCTCCGACGTGCGCTCGGTTTTCCCCAACGTGGTGTGTGTCGACGACGGCAGCCGTGACGGCACTGCCGACCTGGCCGTGCGGTCCGGCGCGCATGTCGTCCCGCATCCGGTGAACCTCGGTCAGGGCGCGGCAATCCAGACCGGCGTCGAATACGCGCGCAGCCGGCCCGGCGCCCGCGTATTCGCCACGTTCGATGCCGACGGTCAGCATCAGGTCAAGGACGTGGTGCGGATGATCGACCGGCTCGACACCGACGGTGCCGATCTTGTGGTGGGAACCCGGTTCGCCAACCCGGACGCCCACGCGGTGACGCATACGCCGCCGTTGAAGCGGATCATCCTGCGCGCGGCGGCATTCCTGAGCCCGCAGAGCCGCGCATTCGGGCTCACCGACGCGCACAACGGCCTGCGGGTGTTCAACAAGTTGGTGGCCGACGAGCTCAACCTCACCATGAACGGCATGAGTCACGCCGGTGAGTTCATCTCGCTGGCGTATGAAAAGCGTTGGCGCGTGGTCGAGGAACCGGTCGAGATCCTCTACACCGACTACTCGAAGTCCAAGGGGCAACCACTGCTCAACGGGGTGAACATCCTCTTCGACGGGCTGTTACGCAGGAGGATGTCCCGATGA